The stretch of DNA GTTTGGCTCCGAAGACTGGGTGGGCGGGCAGACCGCGCCGCGCAGCAGCGTGCGGCAGGCCAGGGGAAAGGACCTTGAAGCAATGAAGGACAAGAGCCGTAAGGCGCTCATCAGTGTAGGGCTCGCGGTGGTGGCCGCAGTGCTCATCGCCTGGGCGGGAAGCCAGGGCGGGTCGGAAATCGGCGGCTTCCCTGTGTTCGCTCTGGGTGTGGCGGCCGCAATGCTGATCCAGTGGCTGGTGTTCATCCCTTCCTTCGCGAAGCAGACCGAGAAGTTCTACGACCTCACCGGCGCCCTGACCTACATCTCCATCACGGTGTTCCTGGTGCTGGCCAGCCCGGGAATCGACGCCCGCGGCATGCTGCTGGCGGCAATGGTGGTGCTGTGGTCCCTCAGGCTGGGCGGCTTCCTCTTCCTCCGCGTCATGAAGCACGGCAAGGACGACCGCTTCGATGAACTGAAGCCCGATTTCGCCCGCTACCTCAACACGTGGACCCTTCAGGGGCTGTGGGTGGTGCTCACCGCCGCTCTGGTCTGGGTGGCCATCACCTCGGACAAGAAAGTGGGCCTGGACGCGTTCTTCTGGGTCGGCCTTGCCGTGTGGATCCTGGGCATCACCGTGGAAATCATCGCCGACGTG from Pseudarthrobacter chlorophenolicus A6 encodes:
- a CDS encoding DUF1295 domain-containing protein; its protein translation is MKDKSRKALISVGLAVVAAVLIAWAGSQGGSEIGGFPVFALGVAAAMLIQWLVFIPSFAKQTEKFYDLTGALTYISITVFLVLASPGIDARGMLLAAMVVLWSLRLGGFLFLRVMKHGKDDRFDELKPDFARYLNTWTLQGLWVVLTAALVWVAITSDKKVGLDAFFWVGLAVWILGITVEIIADVQKTRFKNNPDNQGHFISTGLWSKSRHPNYFGEITLWVGVAIIALPVLQGWQWAALVSPVFVTLLLTKGSGVPPLEEKADRKWGGQPDYEEYKKSTPVLVPKLS